A region of the Sphingomonas sp. S2-65 genome:
TCGCGGCGCCCGCCATCGCCGGTGCCGCCGCCCTGCTCAAGCAGAACTGGCCGCAGCTCGGCGGCAGGGAGATCAGCCGCATCCTGCTCGACACCGCTCGTGATCTCGGCGTGGCGGGCGTGGACGAGATCTATGGAGCCGGTCTTCTCGACCTCGACAACGCCCTGAAGGCGCAGGCGCCCGCCCTTACGACCGGCCTCGGAACCGCCGCGCTCGCGGGCAGCTCGCTCAGCTTCCCGAGCGTCTTCGGTGCAGGTTCGGCGGGCGGGCTGAATGCCGCAGTGTCGAACGTCGTGGTGATGGACCGCTATGGGCGCGACTACCGCGCTAACCTTGGCGGCATCGCGTCGGCTCAGGCTGCCGCCCCGCGAGGCATTCTCGTGGGCGGGTTGCTTCGCCCAATCCCTGCCGCGTGGCAGCCGGCACCGATCAACCAATCGGGTGTGCTCGGCCTGGCCGCCGATCCGAGCGGCCTTGTCGGTGGCCAGGTGGCGCGCCCGACGCAATCCGGCGCATTCGCCTTCCGCACCTCGGCGGACAGCTATGTGACGGGCCGTGTCGGAGGCTCGATCGAGCGGAGCGGCCTGGCCACGGGCGCGATGCTGCGTCCGCTCGGCATCGCGACCGATGGCTCGGATGTCGCCTTCGTGCGCGACGGATGGAGCATCGGGTTCGCTGCGGCGCAGAGCCGCCGGTCCCGCCGCGCGCCGAGCACGGATGCGACCTATGGCGGGGTCACGGTGACGTCACCGGAGGGCTTCACGATCGGCTTGGCCTCCAACCGCGAACGCGGCTCCGCCCTGGGCCTGCGCGGTTCGGGAGCCTTCGCGATCGCAGGCGGCTCGACGACGATGCTCACGCTGGGCTGGAGCAGAAGCCTTGCCGGAATGATCCTGACCGGCGAGGCGGTGGGCGGCGCGACCTCGGTCGACACGGGTTCGCCGGTGATGCGCTTCGACGGACCGATCCTCTCCTCCGGCTTCCGCTTCCAGGCGGACGCGCCGGCGCTCGGCGGCATCGGCACCTTCGGCATGACGTCGCCTTTGCGCGTCGACCGTGCGCGCATGCGCTTGACCGTGCCGACCGCCTACGACTGGCACGCCGGGTCGATCTCGTCGGATGCACGTCGACTCGATCTGGCGCCCGGCTCGCGCGAGATGAACTTCGAGCTTGTTTGGGGAACGGCGATCGCCCGCGACGGCTGGCTGAGGTTCGGCTTCGCGCATGCGATCTCCGCCGGCAACGTGCGCGGCGTCAGCGACACCGCCGGCTTCGCCACGCTCACCTTGCGGTGACGGACCTGGCGACCTCCATCCTCTCGCACTTCCACGATCCGCGGAGCATTCCAATGAAGCATGCCATCGCCGCGCTTTCCGTCGCGGCCCTCGTCGCTGCCGCGCCCGCCTCGGCTCGGCAGTCTCCTGCCGCAAGCGTCATGTCCTTCGACGTCGCAGGCGTGCGGCTGAACATGCCATACCGGCAGGTGAAGGCGGTCCTCGCCGGCACCTACACCTGCGCGGATGAAGGCAAGCGCGTGACCTTCGCCGAGGATCTGGAGGACGAGGTGAAGCGCCGCCGAGGGGAGCGAGCGATCCGGTGGGGCGGCAGCGGGCCCGGGATGCTGAACTGCAAAGGGCCGAACTCGGAACATCTGCGGATCGACTTCGCACAGGACAGGGAGGGTCCCGTCGTGAAGATACTGAGCCTCACCGTGCAGACGAGGATCGTCGCGGAAGGCGACCTGCTGCGCCAGCTCGGGACCAAATTCGGAAGGCCGACCGTGGGCACCATGCGAACGGGCGCTTGGTGCGATGCGGGCTACCGCTGCGGCACTGCGGTTCTGATGAGCGAGGGGCCGACGTTCGCGGTGCGCACGAATGGAGCGATCGTCGACGTCTCCGCCGCGCGGGGAGCCCGTTGGGACCGTGCGCGCGACGCCGCACTGCAGGCCGAGGCGGACAGGTTGGCGCCGAAAAGGCGCGGCGCGGCGCTCTGAGGGCGCGCCGTGCCGTTCGTCTTCGGCTGGATCGTCGGCGACGCGCTTGCGCGCATCGCGTTCTCGCGCGCAGTCGTGAGCTCGTCGCTGACTGGAGGCTGGTGGCAGCGCTTACGGCGGCGTGGTCGCTGCAGCGCGGGCTGACGGAGTGGGTGGCCCGCTCGCACGCCTCGCTCGACCGGCAGGGTTGATCAAATCACGGGCGAGCTCGGGGCCGGAGGAGGGCCGGAGGCTCAACTCGTGGTCGGCGAAGTCTGTTCAGCCGGACCGATCCAGTCGACGTCGATGCGATCGAAGCCCGACCTCGTCCCCTCGATCAGGACGCGCGATCCGACGAGACCCTCCGCCTTGCGGTCCGCGTCCAACGCGTAGACGCCTCCATCGTCCATCCTCAGGATCAGGCCGCGGGCGGAGCGCGCCAGCCGTCCGGTGAGTCTGTGCCTGGATCCCATCGGCATGGCGGCTACTGAACCGATCCAGGGGTGATCATGCGCTCGAGCTCGCGAAGCCGCTGGAGGATGCGCAGGAAGGTTTGGTCGCCGTCGCCGTTCCTTCTGCGAGCAGCTCGGCCGCACGCCGCGATGCCAAGGACAGCGCGTTGCCGCCGTGCTGGCGCAGAAGCTGGTTCGCGCAACCCCAAGTCTCGCGGTCGATCATCGGTGCAAGCTAGCGGGCTTCCAGTTTCGAGGGAAGGCAGCCGATTGGAGCGGAGTTGGATGGCCATAGATAGGACCGCGTTGCGTTCGATGCTTAACGCCGGTTCGTGGAGCCGCCTTTCCGCTAACGCAGCTTACGCGCGGCCATGGCGGCTCCGCTCGACCAGCTGCAGGGGAGTCATCCCTTCAACAGGAAGCATCAACGTCAATCGTCACGCAGCTTGGCGCGAGGGAAACGCGCGCCGCCACTCTTGCGATCGGATCGATGTGCTCGCCCGTCGAGAAGATGGTGACGTGCGTTACCCAGTGGGGGAGGGCGACGTCATGCAGATCCTGGGGCTGCAGGACGGCCCACACGGCTTCTCCCGGATACTGGCGCATCGTCAGGGGCACGTCGCCTATGTCGGGGACGAGGATGATTCTGCTGCGTGCGGGCCCGAAGCGCGCCGTCGCTCCGCTGAACTGGCCGACGCGCACGGGATCGCCGTCTATCTGACACGTGAAGTCGTCGCTCAGCAGGTAGCGCGCGACGCCCACGACGCTGCCGTCGACGTCCTGGAACGCGATGGATAGACTCGGATGCGTCTGCCCGGGTTCATCGTCGGAACCGAGCCTGGTCGCCCACTCGAAGCGCATGCATCCCATCTTCGTGGACCTGAAGCCCATCCTCTGGACCATAGGATCAATTGGCGAGCCTCTCAGTGGTCTCGCGTGACGCCACGATCGCTTGGCGGATGTCACCGCCGCCTGGCGCAGCTTCGCCGCACGCGAGATGCTGGGAAGGCGTGCGGGGTTCGCCCCGGCGCGATTGGCCATGAGCCAGTCGCAGGTGTCGAGGAAGCTGGACTTGATCAGGAACTGGGCGAGGCGGAGTGCGTCACCTCGCGCGCCACAGCCGTGGCACAGGTAGGATCCGGCAGAGTCGTCGACGATGAAGCCGGGCGTCATCTCCTGATGGAACGGGCACCTGCCCCGAAGCGCCCCCTGGGCGAAGCGGAGCTTGGTGCCCAGTTCCGCCACCTCGGAGATCCTGACGGCCGCGCGCAGGCGCCCGGTGTCGATCTGCTTGGGGTCGGTGAGAAAGGCGCGCGGGTGCGGATGCTGCATGGCGGTCGACCTCGGAACGGGACGCCCAGACGCACGGTGGAGTGCGCCAGGGCGTCGGATGTTGCTGATGAATTGACGTCCGCCGCTGGGATCGGCGGCGAGCTCGGCGGGTCAGAGGTGATGTTCGAGCAGCGGCCTGGCGGAACTCTGGTCAGGCGTCGCCGAATGGTTCGCGTCCGCCATCTCGAAGCGCTCGGATGCGAAGACCCGCAGCAGGTGCTCCGTGAGGTTGCGAGAGCCATCGATCTTGATCCAGTCGGGCCAACGATCGAGATGGTCGCACATCCAGCCGTAGAAGCGGTCGCGCTGTTCCTCGTCACGGAACGCCAGGGACCAGGTCGTCCGGATGACGGGCATTGGACCGTCGCCACGGCGGCGGAGCACGATCGCGGGCTTGCCCAGGGCGCGCCGGACGAACCCGCTGCTCAGCTGCCCGGCGGCATCTTCGACTTCGCGGCGTCGCTCCTCTCCAGGCACCGGGCCGCGGCCGAGTTCCACCAGCTGGCGGACCGACGGATGGGTCGGCCGCATCTGCTTCACCGGTTCGGGACGAGTTGCCGAAAGCATGAGCAGGACCGATGCGGCTTCGTCGTTGATGCTGGCGAGCGCCAGACTCGTGCGGTCCGTCGGCGGGGTAAGAAGGCCGGTGGCGGTCATCCAGTAGGTGAAGTGCTGCATGAAGAGCCGGTTCCCTTCGAAGAGGTCGTCTGTCGAAAGGAGTTGGTGCGGATGCCGGGTCTTGTGAGCGAGGACGGCATGCAGCAGTTCGAGCAGCGCGGACGGGGTCTCGTCGCGCATCAGCGGCATGCCAAGCCGGCCGCACCAGAAAGCCTGGCGCACCGTTGCCCATTCGCTACCGTCCTCGTCCACGTAGACGGTTCCGCTCGTTCGGTTCGCGAGGCGCAGCCAATATCCCCAGGGCAGTTCGGGATCGATGTCCTTGGGCATGATCACCTCTCCGTTTTCGTTGCCGGGGTGGTTGAGGGGGCCGGCACCTCGGCGGGATCGCGGTTGTCCGCGATCGCCTTGAACTGCGCGGCGAGGTAGACGCACTGCTCGTAGACGAAGGCCTCGTCGCGGTAGATGCGGTGGCTCAGACCATCGAGCGCCGACTCCACGGCATAGTCCCTCTTGTCGTTCGGAAGGATGTCGTCCGGCTGGTCGCAGGAGAACCCTACCCACCACATTTCGTCATGGCGAAATGGTTGATTGAAAGTTCTCTCGAGCCTCGCGGTGACCTGCCCC
Encoded here:
- a CDS encoding S8 family serine peptidase → MLLAACGSGGGGVNSPGTNPAPPAAPAPTPAPPQTPTPSPAPAPTQSAEYLASGAAVGMKADAAYAKGLTGKGVTIAVVDTGIDLNGGEFAGRISPDSRSFDVRIARCPNCAPETASFPLDDVQGHGSGTAAIAAAAKNGSGMHGVAYESTIIALKIANPDLSGVTEGSTSPIREGQGGNAAAIAPAILHGADKGAFVFTMSLNGVATGQIATEHKLAMDVVRAKNLLFVESVSNNVGEDSFKGQLAENLVGSDLSNKDWFLFGIRVDANLQPPPGNGTPGALADRTLAVVASNIQTVDQNGAATTVTGNSFAAPAIAGAAALLKQNWPQLGGREISRILLDTARDLGVAGVDEIYGAGLLDLDNALKAQAPALTTGLGTAALAGSSLSFPSVFGAGSAGGLNAAVSNVVVMDRYGRDYRANLGGIASAQAAAPRGILVGGLLRPIPAAWQPAPINQSGVLGLAADPSGLVGGQVARPTQSGAFAFRTSADSYVTGRVGGSIERSGLATGAMLRPLGIATDGSDVAFVRDGWSIGFAAAQSRRSRRAPSTDATYGGVTVTSPEGFTIGLASNRERGSALGLRGSGAFAIAGGSTTMLTLGWSRSLAGMILTGEAVGGATSVDTGSPVMRFDGPILSSGFRFQADAPALGGIGTFGMTSPLRVDRARMRLTVPTAYDWHAGSISSDARRLDLAPGSREMNFELVWGTAIARDGWLRFGFAHAISAGNVRGVSDTAGFATLTLR
- a CDS encoding DUF5818 domain-containing protein, which codes for MPMGSRHRLTGRLARSARGLILRMDDGGVYALDADRKAEGLVGSRVLIEGTRSGFDRIDVDWIGPAEQTSPTTS
- a CDS encoding CHC2 zinc finger domain-containing protein; this translates as MQHPHPRAFLTDPKQIDTGRLRAAVRISEVAELGTKLRFAQGALRGRCPFHQEMTPGFIVDDSAGSYLCHGCGARGDALRLAQFLIKSSFLDTCDWLMANRAGANPARLPSISRAAKLRQAAVTSAKRSWRHARPLRGSPIDPMVQRMGFRSTKMGCMRFEWATRLGSDDEPGQTHPSLSIAFQDVDGSVVGVARYLLSDDFTCQIDGDPVRVGQFSGATARFGPARSRIILVPDIGDVPLTMRQYPGEAVWAVLQPQDLHDVALPHWVTHVTIFSTGEHIDPIARVAARVSLAPSCVTIDVDASC